A region of the Candidatus Bathyarchaeota archaeon genome:
GCTTAAACGAGCGCCAAATCATATCTGCAGCCGTCGAATCCATTGCGGAAAGCACCACTGACGGCATCACGGCGCCCTTCTTTTTCTTCGCGCTCTTCGGTGTCCCCGGCGCCTTTGCTTACCGCGTAATCAACACTTTGGATTCGATGGTGGGCTACAAGAATGAGGAGTTCCGTAACATCGGCTGGTTTAGCGCAAAAATGGATACTCTCACCAACTGGCTTCCCGCGCGGATAACAGCTTATCTGATGGTGCCTGCGGCGGCGATGCTGCGCCTGAATTGGCATGAGTCATGGCGAATTCTGCAGCGTGACAAGCACAAGACCGCAAGCCCCAACGCTGGCTTCACGATTTCAGCGATGGCGGGCGCCCTGAACATTCAGCTTGAAAAGCAGGGATACTACACACTCGGCGACGACCACGGCAGAATTTCCCATCAAGACATCAGCAAGGCGCTTAGGGTGATGACGTTGACGGCGGCGCTGTTTGGACTGGTGGTTGTTTTGCCGATTTTGGCGCTGCGGGTTTTCCTTCTGAGTTTCCAAGCGGCATAAAGGCGGGTTTCCAGGTTGCAGAGGTCCTGCATCTTTGCTTCTGTGTTCGTTGTCTTTGAGGTTGTTTGCACGCAGGCTCTGGCTTGCTCTGCCACGCCTATCCCCCCTTATATATAGCCACAAAACGCAGACGCCTGATGAGCATCCGCCGACCCTTCTCTGCATATAGAGATACCTTCGTCAAGGCTTCGCCTAAAAATAGCTTATCTGCAGATTTGAGCTGATTTTGTTTGGTGGATGCAACGCAGCCGCATTTTTCACCATACATAACTAAACTATGACTGGCGCCAAGCACTACTTCTACGTTGCTGGTTCCGGCTCCTTAATCATCAGACCCGTTTTCCTAATCCAGGCCCACATCATAAAACTGCCAACCAAGGTAGTGCCCACCATCAGCACCAAATAGGCAGGCAGAAAATCAGGTCCTAAAACCCAAACCGAGTTACCTAAAACAGTGGCAATCGTGTTAGGAATCAAAATAGCGGTCCCGATTATGGTGAGGTACGCCACGATTTTTGAGAGACGATTATTAAGCAGGGTTAGCTTGTTGTTGGAAACCGTCAACTGGTTGTTTGCTATGGTTAATTGGTTGTTGTAGATTGCCTGGGTGGCCTCGATGCCTGACGCCAGAACCTCGGACATGTGCTCGGAAAGTGCAATCTGGCTTTTCACCTGCTCAACCATGCCGGTGAACATGTTAACCAGTTTAGGATCATCGGTTAACAATTCAGCATCGCCAAAGCGGATACCCTGCAGCACATCAACGCTCTCCCATAGCGAATTCAGGTAAACGATGAGGGCATGCTTCATCAAGTAAATCTTTGGGCCCAAAGTCGATTTATCAACGTCTTTATCCATCAAGTCCTTGTTTAATTCGTCGCCGAATTCCTCAATCATCCGCAAATGCCTAAAGTTACTGTCGTTGTTAGCTTCCAGAATACGGGACAGCAAAACCGTGAGTTTATCCTCAGGCTTCAAATCCAGGGGGATTTTCCTAAGAAAAGTCTCAGAGTACCGTCTAAGCCTAAGGAACCGCTTATCCACGAGGCGAACATGGAAAGTGAAAATCAGGTTTTTCTTAATTAATATTACGAGCTGATGGGGGATAACATCGTTTCCCCGGATCTGTATAGTGGGAAAAGTGAGCCACATTTCCGTGTCAAAATCGGAGTAATTTAGTTGGTCGCAGCCTGACAGGTTAGTGATGAAGGCTTCGCTAAAACCTAGCTCCGCAGCAACCATCGGTAAATCCTTAGCTGGGTCGTCGGTGATATAGTCAATCCATGTGACAACTGAGCGGTTAACAATCTCCTGAAAATTGAGGGGTGATTCGGATTCTTGCCTAAATGTTTTACCTGACGATTCAAGGCCAGCGCAGAACCACCGTTTAGGCAACAGCTCCAGCGGAGTTGTTGTTGAAGAATTGAATCTGGTTTGCGTCGTCGCAACCTGTTCCTGTACAGACATATTTCCGCCGCTCCATTTAGCTCTTGAATACTTAGCTCATTCGGCAACGTTATGGATAAATACCTTTGCTTGCTTTGCGGTTGTTTCCATTTTCATTAAACATTTGTAAGATTATAGAGCCGCTTTGCATCATAACTTCTTGTTGCGCGGCAAGGCACAAGCATGCAGCAGCAAAGGTTTGTTGGCGCAGACAGATAAAGCGATATAAAGGCAAACCCAGAATATCAAGCATTGAGGCAAAACAGATGGGCAGCGTAAAAGATCTTCAGGTAATAACCAAACCCGCCCAAGCAGCCATGGGCACGGGCAGATTCCTCTTCAGCGACCGATACAGCGTTTTTGACTGGGGCGAAATGCCTGATCACATAGAAGGCAAAGGCGCCGCGCTCTGCCTGATGGGGGCATACTGCTTTGAGCAGCTAGAAAAGCTGGGCGTGAAAACCCACTACCGCGGCCTCGTCAACCAAGCCGGCAAAGCGGTCTGCCTCGATGAACTCACGGAAGCCTCTAGCATCATGGAGGTGGCGTTGGTCAACGTTTATCGCCCCAAAATCAGGGTAAAAGCATGCAGAATAGTTCATGACTACAGCCAATACAGTGCCCAGCTGAAAAACTGCCTTATACCACTGGAAATCATCTACCGCAACGGATTACCCGAGGGCTCCTCGGTTTTCAAGCGTTTAGCCGCGGGGAAAGTTACTTTAGCGGATTTAGGTCTTGACCATCAGCCCCAGCCCGGCGAAACCCTCCAGAAACCCATCTTTGACGTGTCCACTAAGCTCGAGGAAACCGACCGCTACGTCACGTGGGCGGAGGCACAGAAAATCTCTGGTTTAACCGACAGTGAACTTTGCGACGTCAAAACCGTGTTGCTCAGAGCCGACCAAGTCATAACAGAAGCCGCATCTAACGCGGGATTGAAGAATGAGGACGGTAAAATCGAGTTAGCCTTCAACGATATGCGGCAGCTCATGGTAGTCGATGTCTTGGGCACTTTGGATGAATGCCGCTTCACCTTTGGCGGTGTGCATGTTAGCAAGGAAATCGCAAGGCAATTCTACAAGAAAACCGCATGGTACATTGAGGTTGAGCAGGCGAAAAAGGATGCTGAAGCCAGGGGCCTTGCGGATTGGAAGTCGCTGGTGAAGTCGCCTCCGCCTAAACTGGACCCCAAACTTAAAAGAATAATAAGCGACATGTACATGGCAGTGGCAAACCAGATGAGCGGCAAACCAATCTTTAAGGTGCCAAGGCTTGCCACTATAATTGAGGTTTACAAGGAGTATATGGGTGAGAAAGCATGAATATGCAAGAGCAAATCAAGCAGGTAATCGATGGTTATAACCCTGAGAAAATCCGCATTGGCGTACTTGGCAGCCACTCCGCGCTGGAGATTGCTTCAGGCGCCAAGCAGGAGGGCTTCAAAACCGTCGTGGTCTGCCAGAACGGACGAGAAAAAACCTACGCCCGATACTATCGCGAAGTCTTCGACAAGTTCATCTTTTTAGATAACTTTAAGGACATCACCAGCCCCGAAACCGTCAAGGAACTCCAAAACCTAAACACGATCTTTGTGCCTAACCGCAGCTTCAG
Encoded here:
- a CDS encoding cobalamin biosynthesis protein; the encoded protein is MFAFDFSWFLDSALIFALAFILDLTLGEYPDRIHPTIAIGKLITFFKKHAKHPNPRREKANGVLMAVAIMLIAASPVFVLLYWLRSLPFPYGEVLYIVVGAVLFKATFAISGMGQYTKPIAAALKNRDIDGARKWLPYIVRRDPNSLNERQIISAAVESIAESTTDGITAPFFFFALFGVPGAFAYRVINTLDSMVGYKNEEFRNIGWFSAKMDTLTNWLPARITAYLMVPAAAMLRLNWHESWRILQRDKHKTASPNAGFTISAMAGALNIQLEKQGYYTLGDDHGRISHQDISKALRVMTLTAALFGLVVVLPILALRVFLLSFQAA
- a CDS encoding CorA family divalent cation transporter, which encodes MSVQEQVATTQTRFNSSTTTPLELLPKRWFCAGLESSGKTFRQESESPLNFQEIVNRSVVTWIDYITDDPAKDLPMVAAELGFSEAFITNLSGCDQLNYSDFDTEMWLTFPTIQIRGNDVIPHQLVILIKKNLIFTFHVRLVDKRFLRLRRYSETFLRKIPLDLKPEDKLTVLLSRILEANNDSNFRHLRMIEEFGDELNKDLMDKDVDKSTLGPKIYLMKHALIVYLNSLWESVDVLQGIRFGDAELLTDDPKLVNMFTGMVEQVKSQIALSEHMSEVLASGIEATQAIYNNQLTIANNQLTVSNNKLTLLNNRLSKIVAYLTIIGTAILIPNTIATVLGNSVWVLGPDFLPAYLVLMVGTTLVGSFMMWAWIRKTGLMIKEPEPAT
- a CDS encoding phosphoribosylaminoimidazolesuccinocarboxamide synthase, with amino-acid sequence MGSVKDLQVITKPAQAAMGTGRFLFSDRYSVFDWGEMPDHIEGKGAALCLMGAYCFEQLEKLGVKTHYRGLVNQAGKAVCLDELTEASSIMEVALVNVYRPKIRVKACRIVHDYSQYSAQLKNCLIPLEIIYRNGLPEGSSVFKRLAAGKVTLADLGLDHQPQPGETLQKPIFDVSTKLEETDRYVTWAEAQKISGLTDSELCDVKTVLLRADQVITEAASNAGLKNEDGKIELAFNDMRQLMVVDVLGTLDECRFTFGGVHVSKEIARQFYKKTAWYIEVEQAKKDAEARGLADWKSLVKSPPPKLDPKLKRIISDMYMAVANQMSGKPIFKVPRLATIIEVYKEYMGEKA